From a region of the Actinopolymorpha singaporensis genome:
- a CDS encoding ABC transporter substrate-binding protein, with protein MSGATHRSSRRAEPGAGPPPAAVGTTRRTLLRGLAGAAGAGLTGAALSGCSSPKDVARASTSDPWRQFAGTTLNFISENTAPTAAIAANLAPFTELTGIRVNIVTLELTALVQKVALDLASGQSQYQIIYADPYQVLAPYSKGLVDLRELAADSSVPHLTGGFGDFIPTQLEAAGKFEDRDKVFALPYDCPTMIWHYRKDLFDKHHDAMSNDLGFDPTPSADTTWDQYAAIAKWFNDKTDDIPYGTGHQAKQHDSLMCDFSNVLWSYGGDYFDNGKAVGSLGTTDPGRCRLGSDEAAEAAAFYDRLLASADPASRTWDWDGVGAAFRAGRIAMCPNWHEFAASNEATMPGKVGYARLPKGPARSASHYGGTGIGISANTLPNERRAAWLFTVWATAPRTQLANLKSRAGGGTPTRTSVYELPEVRKAEKRPSAMPNMLTANAVDEAWKPANIGLRPKIPMWNECDTAIYTQLSRMLLGDAKPAEAMRDTADRIDRIVARGWVS; from the coding sequence ATGAGCGGAGCCACCCACAGATCCAGCAGGAGAGCCGAACCGGGGGCCGGCCCACCTCCCGCCGCCGTCGGCACCACCCGCCGGACCCTGCTCCGCGGCCTCGCCGGCGCGGCCGGCGCCGGGCTCACCGGAGCCGCGCTGTCCGGCTGCTCCTCACCCAAGGACGTCGCCCGTGCCTCCACGAGCGATCCGTGGCGGCAGTTCGCCGGGACCACGCTCAACTTCATCTCCGAGAACACCGCGCCCACCGCGGCCATCGCCGCCAACCTCGCGCCGTTCACCGAACTCACCGGCATCCGGGTCAACATCGTGACGCTGGAGCTCACCGCGCTGGTGCAGAAGGTCGCCCTCGACCTGGCCTCGGGCCAGTCGCAGTACCAGATCATCTACGCCGACCCCTACCAGGTGCTCGCGCCGTACTCCAAGGGCCTGGTCGACCTCCGCGAGCTGGCGGCGGACTCCTCGGTCCCCCACCTGACCGGCGGGTTCGGCGACTTCATCCCCACCCAGCTGGAGGCGGCGGGCAAGTTCGAGGACCGCGACAAGGTCTTCGCCCTGCCCTACGACTGCCCGACGATGATCTGGCACTACCGCAAGGACCTGTTCGACAAGCACCACGACGCGATGTCGAACGACCTGGGCTTCGACCCCACCCCGAGCGCGGACACCACCTGGGACCAGTACGCCGCGATCGCGAAATGGTTCAACGACAAGACCGACGACATCCCGTACGGCACCGGCCACCAGGCCAAGCAGCACGACTCGCTGATGTGCGACTTCTCCAACGTGTTGTGGTCCTACGGCGGCGACTACTTCGACAACGGCAAGGCGGTCGGCAGCCTGGGCACCACCGACCCCGGCAGGTGCCGGCTGGGCAGTGACGAGGCAGCCGAGGCGGCCGCGTTCTACGACCGGCTGCTGGCCTCCGCCGACCCGGCGTCGCGCACGTGGGACTGGGACGGCGTCGGCGCGGCCTTCCGGGCCGGCCGGATCGCGATGTGCCCCAACTGGCACGAGTTCGCCGCCAGCAACGAGGCCACCATGCCGGGCAAGGTCGGCTACGCCCGGCTGCCGAAGGGGCCGGCCCGTTCGGCCAGCCACTACGGCGGCACCGGCATCGGCATCAGCGCCAACACCCTGCCCAACGAACGCCGGGCCGCGTGGCTGTTCACAGTGTGGGCGACCGCGCCGCGCACCCAGCTCGCCAACCTCAAGAGCAGGGCCGGCGGCGGGACACCCACCCGTACCTCGGTCTATGAGCTGCCGGAGGTGCGCAAGGCGGAGAAGCGGCCGTCGGCGATGCCCAACATGCTCACCGCGAACGCCGTCGACGAGGCGTGGAAACCGGCCAACATCGGCCTGCGGCCGAAGATCCCGATGTGGAACGAATGTGACACCGCCATCTACACCCAGTTGTCACGCATGCTGCTCGGCGACGCCAAACCGGCGGAGGCGATGCGCGACACCGCCGACCGGATCGACCGGATCGTTGCCCGAGGGTGGGTGAGCTGA